TTTCATAAGTTATACTGAATTGATTCAAGATTTGAGTGGCTACATTATCTTCATCTCTTAGAAGTGAAAGAAGAATATGTTCGGTTCCAATTACATCCGATTTATAAATTTTTGATTCAATTTGTGTAATCTTTAGAACTTTTTCAGCTTGTTTTGTTAAAGGAATATTTCCAATTGTTAAAGTTCCACCAGTAGATTTTACGGTTTCTTCTATTGTTTTTTTAAGATGAGCCAAATCAACACCTAAGTTTACCATAATTTTTACGGCTACACCATGACTTTCTCTAATAATTCCTAAAAGAAGATGCTCGGTTCCAATATAATCATGACCAAGTCGTAATGCTTCTTCACGACTAAGTCTAATTACTTCTTGAACTCGTTCCGAAAAGTTTCCTTCCATATTTTTTCCAATCTTTAAATTTTCGTACTTATTTAATTAACTAATAATAAATATAAATATTGAAAACTGTGTAATCAAGGTAAACAAATTTATAAATAATTATCGCTCTATTTTGAAAAATGTTCATTCTGGAATTTCTCATTCTTTTCAAAATTTTTTAAGAATAAATAAAATTTTCCTTCAAATGTATTTCTTTAATTCATACGTTTTGCTAAATTATACATCAAATAAATAGATTAGATTATTTTTATCAAGGAGTTATTATGGAAGCTTTTACTGGTCTTTCTGTAGTTTTAATTATTGGAATAATATTTTTATTAATTCTATTTACATATTTTGTTCCGGTAGGACTTTTTATAACCGCGTATTTTTCTGGTGTTAAACTTAAAATATTTAAAGATTTAGTTGGAATGCGATTGAGAAAAGTACCACCATCAATAATTGTAAGAAATTTAATTTCTGCAACTAAAGCCGGTATAACCTTAGAAGCTTCTGCATTAGAAGCCCATTATTTAGCTGGTGGAAATGTTACAAAAGTTGTTAATGCTTTAATCTCCGCAAACAAAGCGAATTTGGATTTATCTTTTGAAAAAGCTGCTGCTATTGATCTTGCTGGAAGAGATGTTTTGGAAGCAGTTAAAATGTCGGTTGTTCCAAAAGTTATTGAAACTCCCTTAGTTGCTGCAGTTGCAAAAGATGGAATTCAACTTAAGGCAATTGCAAGAGTTACTGTTCGTGCAAATATTGAAAGATTGGTTGGAGGTGCTGGTGAAGCAACAGTTTTAGCTAGAGTTGGTGAAGGAATTGTTTCAACAATTGGTTCAAGCAATACGCATAAAATGGTTTTAGAAAATCCGGATAATATTTCAAAATCAGTTTTATCAAAAGGATTAGATGCTGGAACAGCATTTGAAATTCTTTCAATTGATATTGCAGATGTTGATGTTGGTACAAATATAGGCGCAATATTACAAGCAGATCAAGCAGAAGCTGATTTAAAAGTTGCACGTGCAAAAGCCGAAGAAAGACGTGCTGCAGCTGTTGCTTTAGAACAAGAAATGCGTGCAAAAGTTGTAGAAGCTGAAGCTGAAATTCCTTTAGCAATGGCTGAAGCTTTTAGAAGTGGAAACATGGGAATTATGGATTATTATAATCTTAAAAATGTTCAATCAGATACTAATATGCGTAATTCAATTGCAAAGGGTGATTCAGAAACTGAGAAAAAATAATGGAAGATTTTTTACAAATAATTATTGTTATCATTTTTATTCTTAGCGCAATATCTTCATCAAGAAAGAAAAAGGATAAAAGTAATATTCCAAATTCTGAAAAGCAAAAGTTATCAAAACCTAATTTTGAACCAAATAAAAATCGAAATTTACCAAAAACCGGTACTCAAGTTTTAGAAGAAATTTTAGGTTTCAAATTAGAATTACCGGAATCTCAGAAATCTGAGATTCCAAATTATTCAACTGATAATTTGCCAACTTTAGAATCACGGAATTTAGATTATGAAAATTATGATTCTGAAAAAAGTCTTGAAGAAATAAATGATGGAAATGAAGATAATTATTCAGAAAAATATTTGACACATAAATCTGAAATCAAATCATTAAAAGAAAAACATAGTTCATTTAAAGATAAAGTAATAATTGGACAAGAAAAGAATCAACCAAATCGATTTGCAAAATTATTAGAAGAAAAAAATAATCTTAAGAATTTTATAGTTGTTCAAGAAATTTTAAGTAAGCCAAAAGCTCTCCGAAAATAATGCAAAAAAAATATCGATTATCAAAAATCAATAAACTTGAAATTCAAAAACATAAATTTGATGAAAGCAAGTTTGAAATTGATTATCAAAATGAATTAAATCCTGCACAATATGAAGCTGTTGCATCTACCGAAGGTGCTTATCTTGTAATTGCCGGAGCCGGAACCGGAAAAACTAGAACTCTAGTTTATCGCGTAGCTCGACTAATAGAAATGGGAATTGACCCAAAATCAATCTTACTTCTTACT
The nucleotide sequence above comes from Ignavibacteriota bacterium. Encoded proteins:
- the floA gene encoding flotillin-like protein FloA (flotillin-like protein involved in membrane lipid rafts), which encodes MEAFTGLSVVLIIGIIFLLILFTYFVPVGLFITAYFSGVKLKIFKDLVGMRLRKVPPSIIVRNLISATKAGITLEASALEAHYLAGGNVTKVVNALISANKANLDLSFEKAAAIDLAGRDVLEAVKMSVVPKVIETPLVAAVAKDGIQLKAIARVTVRANIERLVGGAGEATVLARVGEGIVSTIGSSNTHKMVLENPDNISKSVLSKGLDAGTAFEILSIDIADVDVGTNIGAILQADQAEADLKVARAKAEERRAAAVALEQEMRAKVVEAEAEIPLAMAEAFRSGNMGIMDYYNLKNVQSDTNMRNSIAKGDSETEKK